CCCGACCCCACCTCCTCTCCCTCGCCCCTTGCGCGGCCTGCTTGGGGGCAGACCCCTGACTCGCCCTGTTTTCCCGCAGCCCGCTGGCGGCGCGGCCCGCCCCGCAGGCAGCAGAGGTGCCGGAGGCCGAGGCTCGCGGGCCGGGCTTCTGGGACGCGTTCGCCAGTAGGtggcaacagcagcagcaggcgGCGGCGTCCATGTTGCGCGGCGCCGAGCCAGCGGCCGAGCGGGACCCCGAAGGGagcgaggcggcggcggcggcggcggaggcggctGCGGAGCACCAGGAGCCGCGGGAGGCCGACCCCGCCGCCGGCTTCAAGTGGGGCTTCCTCACCCACAAACTGGCCGAGATGAGGGTGAAGGCTGCACCCAAGGGCGACTAGCGGGCCACCGGCGGAACTGGGCACCCTTCCCCCCGTAAAACACCTTGGCCCACATTCCGTGTGACCGTGTGTTTTTGTCGAGACGATAATGGAaggctgttttttggggggagacaaCCTCAGGACGGGGTCCATCCGGAGGGGTCCTCGTCTCTCCCCCTAATAAATGTATAGGGAGAAAATGGCCAAAGACTGCCCAGATGTCAGTTTGATCGGGCGTACAGCTTTTTATCAGGAAGCAGGGAGCCCCAGTAGGATGTCCGTCCACCTCAATTAGAGATGTGACATTAGTGTGTGAGCTGCCCAGCAGATCTCACACCAGATGACAGGCCAGACACAAAACTGTGGCTTTATTTGGGATATGAGAAGGTGAGGGCAACCCCGGTAGAGGAATCCTTAGGAGAATGAACGTACATCTATAGTCGTCATCGAAGGAGTGAAGAGAAAGGGACAGCGAATGTGCGGGTGTTCCATGTGAGGCGAGGAAGGTGGGGGTCTTGGGTGTGAAGCAAAGGAAGCTAGTGGAAAGTTATGAGGCTCCAGGCTCCGGGTTTGGTTGGTAAAATCCTGGATTAACCTGCCCCTTTATACTGTCCTCGCTCAACCATTTATACCGAAAGGGGGCAGCAAACCTCCAGAAATTAGGGGAGTTTTAGGGCCCcagatttctttactttttttttttttttttttttttggtttttgggccacaccctgtgacgctcaggggttactcctggctatgcgctcagaagttgctcctggcttcttgggggaccatatgggacgccgggggatcgaaccgcggtccgtcctaggctagcgcaggcaaggcaggcaccttacctccagcgccaccgcccggccccttctttactttttttacttttttgtttgtttttgggccacacccggctctgcgttcagaaatcgctcctggcaagctcgggggacccttggggatgctggggatcgatcccgggtcggccgtgtgcaaggcaaatgcgctactcgctgtgcaatcactctggccccaaggccccAGATTTCTGAAACTCCCCTCCAAATTACTCAAACGCCAGGTTCCCGCTGCCCAGAGTCAGTGGCGCAGACCTTAAGAACCGCGTAAGTATTGAATGGACCGACAGTGACCATAACGGCTGCCATTTCTCTAGCACTTCTGTTGCTGGCTCTGTGCCACGAGTTTTACGGTTTTCTCCAACATTTTGATTCGATGGGTGCAGCTGCCCTTCAAAACCCAGCgcccttgccttgcactaggccaacACAGGGCGGACCCctgttcgattcctggcgtcccatagggtcccccggagcctgcca
This window of the Suncus etruscus isolate mSunEtr1 chromosome 6, mSunEtr1.pri.cur, whole genome shotgun sequence genome carries:
- the C6H1orf232 gene encoding uncharacterized protein C1orf232 homolog; the encoded protein is MNQAFWKTYKSKVLQTLSGESDEDLAEERESPALVEPETAEPAEEAFSPMSQLARRVQGVGVKGWLTMSSLFNKEDEDKLLPPESCADHPLAARPAPQAAEVPEAEARGPGFWDAFASRWQQQQQAAASMLRGAEPAAERDPEGSEAAAAAAEAAAEHQEPREADPAAGFKWGFLTHKLAEMRVKAAPKGD